Within the Kwoniella dejecticola CBS 10117 chromosome 5, complete sequence genome, the region CTGAACCCACTCATCCTCGAGAAACATCCGCATCGCCTGGCTTGTTCGACCCTGTCCCAGAAGAAACGCCAGCGCGACCCGCAGAACCGTATACCTCGCCTCCCCCACCTATCACTCCCGTACCGGATTACGTGCTTTACAACCACAGGCAGATAAATCATCGGAACCCTTCGCAATTCGCTGCTATACCTTCACCTTGGCGAAAGAAAGATAGAATCGCACCCCCCAATGATCGTCATGATGGTACAGATCTTCCTCTAGCCGGGACTGACAAGGCAGATCGTCCTATTCGTAATAGGCTTCGTCAAGCGACAAGCAAACGGGACGAAGTAGATAGACGGGTATGGACGGCTGCGCACGAAAATCGACATAAGACTCCGCCACCTGCAGCTGGGGCACCCGAGAAGAGATTGGTAGATCTCAGCTCGTCTGATCCGCCTTCTGAGCCGGCATTGGATATCGAGGATAATCTAGCTATCAAGCTTCCATCGGAACCGCGAAAACAGCTAGAATCGACTCCAGCTAAAAAACGAAAAACTACGGACGAAAGTGCAGCGAGAAAGGCTTTGACTCCCATCAAAGTCAATAGACCCGCAAAAATAGCGAAGACTCCTAGACTGAATCAGGTATCGCCGGGCAGATCCCCTCTCACCCCACGTCGGCGAAAAGTACAAACTCTGCATTCCCCTCTACCCCGAACCTCAGTCATGCAGAGGGAGAGGTCTATATCGCCTTCACCGGTAAAGACAAATTCCAAAGCGTTTCCAAACCTTTCGGGACgttcaccttcttccgaGAACCAACCTCAATCTCTGTCTGAGCCTGATACCCCACAGAAAGCGGCGACAAAAAAATATCATCAGATCACCCCGCCGAAATCGACAAGACCTAGAATGGCAGAAAGACAGGAgaccctcttcgtccttcctgatccaccacgacagccttctttccctcgcGACCGCGACGAAAAATCAAAGGCAGAATACAGAGAGTGGAAACCCGCTGAGATGGACCCCGAAACCCTGTTGTTTTGGGGCTTGGAAcctgcagatgcagaagatgagcCGCAGCAAGAAGATCCACCTGAAGGTACTCCAGAAAAGGAAGAACTGTCTGGGGATGAATCTCCTCGCGAACCAAGTCCATCACCTGAATCTCCATTATTTAGTCCTGCTGCTTCGCCAATACATCAGGGAGACCGAAGACCTTCTCTAGGGCACAGGTGGTCAAGCAAAAGCGTGAGTGGCTGAATCATCATTCCGCGTTCCGCAGAGCGAATTTGCAGCGGGGAGTAGTCAGAatgaatgctgatgctgagatTGATTGCGCAGATCGAGCCTACTGCATTTTCGCAGGATTTTCCAAGACTATTACCTTCGTCGCCGTCTCAGAATGAACGATcttcctcaccctcacctcCACAAACAGCACAAAGAGCACGATTAGCTAAAGATGTCGATGGGCCGAAGACTGCTCGTCCACCTATCAAGGGAAAATGGGATCATCTCCAGCGTGGTATTCTAGCCACGCCAgcatcaacttcaacttcaacttcacctgCTAATCTCGGTACGCGCACCCCCGGTTCGAAACCATCGTCacaaagaaagggaaaagggagatCTCGAGCGACTGATGAAGGCGAACAAGTCAAATTGGCTGCTTATGGGTTCTTCAATGATCGAGCGCCCAAGAGGCTTAAGCGGGATTTCGAGAATAGgtgggaagatgaagcggatATCGATGTCCCCGAGGACAAATATTCTGAGCGAGAGCAAGCAGCAGCGAGTGAGAATGGgcgagagaaggagaaacaaggaaagaagatgggTAAAGTCCCTGAAGCGCCTTATCATCCGTCCCTCCGTCCAGCCGGTATTCGTGAGTTGGAACGAAGGCGGAAGGAGCAAGTTGAAGGGATGAAGCGTAAAGCTCTTATCCCATcgtcagatgatgatgagccgCCTTTATTCGGGATTGACACTGAGGGAAATCATTATCAGAACCATAATCAATCGTTGAGTACTAGTAATACGAGTAGTTCTCAGACCAGCTCGTCGAAAACGCCTGGATCGACGAAAGATTGGTGGGATAATCTATGTCAGAGACGAGCTAGTGAATTTGGAACGATGGAATAGGTATGAGTGTGATTTGGGTAAGTTAGTGTAAATATGATCAGAAGAAAGGACCTGGTCGAACGATTGTACGATAGTCACGCACACATGTTGGCATTCCATCCCATATTTAGCTTGTGTATCAATATATCTCCTCCGCCCAGCATCAATGTATGTATACAGTGCACTGCCAGACAAAATATATACAACATACTTACACGACAGCCCTCTACCTGCGTACCTTCATGACTTGCAAGTGTATATGTTTTCCATATTTGGACTTGGGTAGATCGCCAAGCCAGGCGCCTATTACATTACTTCTAAGCGCGACGATCTCGTCGAGCTATCTTCCAGGTAACTTACCTTCCACCTACCTCTAGAGCTCGACGTCAATAGCAGTTAGCGATTCATCATGTTGCGACGGAGTACTCCCTCGGCATTGCCGTACGACCCCACTGTCCTCAAATTATGCATACCTGAATGCAAGGTCTCTCACAtagaaagaaagacaagcCGTCTTGGCGGATAAGCTCCTTACGTAATGCGAGCATAGAGTGATGCGGCTACGCTTAACAAAGTGAATGAAAATAGCCGCATGACCACCTTTTCCAAGATGTAGAAGAAGCGCTTCAgtcgatgaatggatgaattgaTATTTTCAATCCGCATTCTGCACCTATAGCTTCTGTCTTTCAGCTCAACACCAAGTACAGTTTCAGtatcaaaagcaaaagcatcTTGATCACTGTGTATAACGCGCAGCGTATCAACTACAGACAACGGGCTCATTGATAAGTagcctcaacatcaaacCGGTTATCTCGGAAATCAAACGAATCATCCTGTGACGAGTATCGCTCCTTTCACCAGTGGATACGTGCATACCTCGATCCTCAAATCGATCCAATCGACCGGGAATAGGCTGTACTATCAGAGCCAGAATCTGTCTACGAAAGTACTCTTGTTCCTTAGCAGTTGCAGAGAAGACCCAAATCTTCTTCACTATGTCGCCTGTAGCTATCAACACACCCAACGCTCCTGCTCAGCCAGTAGGTGGCAAAGCCAAATTCTCAACTCagcaaatcatcaatctcgaacATGAGTACTCGGCGTGAGTATTTCATGccctcgtcttcatctctGTTTGTGTGTCTGTGAATTTAGAGCTGATTCCACTCTTTGGAATTGACTTTGATAGACACAATTACCACCCATTACCTGTGTAAGTCATTTCGCCTCGATATTCAGAGCAGTCTAGAAGAGATCCGACGTGACGCACATTGCGAAGGCTAAACTATATGTCTGGTTCCATGTAGCTGCTTCgaacgaggagaaggtgcACATGTTTGGGATCCCGAGGGAAACGAGTACCTTGATTTCCTAGCTGCTTACTCGTGAGTCGATGGTCATGCACATTCAATTCGGGCTTGCAAACGTAGCGTATAACTAAACATGCTGTCACTATGACAGAGCCGTCAACCAAGGTCATTGCCATCCCGATATCTGTGAGTCACTCTCGACGCTTGCAAAGTGGGAATGAGATTCTGACAGGCCAACCTGGTTTGTTTTGACGTTCAGTAAACACACTCATCACCCAAGCATCCAAATTGACTTTATCGTCCCGGGCATTCTACTCCTCCAACCTCGGACCATTCGCCGAAAAAATCACCAAGATGTTCGGCTTCGATATGGTCTTACCTATGAACACGGGTGCCGAGGCCGTCGAGACAGCGATCAAGCTCGCCAGGAAGTGGGGgtacgagaagaaggggatcaagGAGGGCAAGGCCAAAGTCCTCTCTGTCGAAGGCAATTTCCACGGTCGAACAATCGGTATCATCTCCATGTCGACTGATCCAGAATCCCGAAATGGTTTCGGACCGTTCCTCGATAATGTTGGACCTCAGTGGGATACGGGGTTGATCCGATATAATCACCCAGAAGACCTGGAGAAGACCCTCGAGAAGTACGGAGATGAGGTAGCTGCCTTCTTGGTGGAGCCTATCCAGGGTGAAGCTGGGTGAGTTGAGCCAAAATTGAGCATTGACAGCGAATGCCTTTATTCAGTCAGACTGGGATGAATCGCTAAATGTGTACTGGCCGGCGACAGTATCTACGTACCGGACGATGGGTACCTTGCTAAAATCCATGAGATCTGCAAGAAGTACAATGTGCTGTTGATCTGTGACGAGATTCAAACGGGTCTTGCAAGAACCGGTAAAATGTGCGTATCAACGACTGTCCGATCTGATGTCTTCGCCATCTCGCTGTAAGTAGGGAAtgacaaagctgatgatggacACCGCTGCTAGGCTCTGCTATGAATGGGACGGCATTAAGCCCGACATGGTGATCCTCGGAAAAGCCTTGTCTGGTGGTAGTGAGTGACTCTCCAGCTAGGTGCCGCATTGCATGCACGGAGCAAAGACTGACACAACTGCTTTCCAGTATACCCCGTATCATGTGTCATGGCCAGCAAAGAGATCATGCTATGTATCAAACCCGGAGAACACGGTTCCACCTATGgcgggtgagtcgagtctgcGTGTAGTTTCGCTTTAGCCACCTTGGTCGCATGTAGCTGACATGGCAGTTTGTTTTGCTCCGTCTGAAGTAACCCTCTAGGATGTGCGGTAGCTATGACAGCCCTGGACGTATTGGTCAATGAGAACCTAGTCGAACGATCTCAGAAATTAGGAGAAATTTTCCGATCGGAGCTAGCTAAACTCAATTCACCattcatcaagatcatccgAGGTCGAGGATTGTTCAACGGTGTAGTCATCGACGAGAAGGCttcgaagaagggaaggacaGCTTGGCAATTGTGTTTGTTGATGAAGTCCAAGGGTTTGTTGGCTAAGCCCACTCATGTCAACATGTGAGTATACCTCTCTTTGCTGGTTTACGCGAGCCTCGAGAACCCGATAGCTGATACGACGAGGCCATTGTACCTCAACAGTATCCGATTCGCTCCCCCATTAGTGATttctgaggaagatgtgtACAAGGCCACGAGGATCATTGCCGAGTCGCTAGAAGAGTTCGACGTTGTAAGTCACCCATCTTAGCCCTGGCTTATCTATTAGTTAGGTCGAGCTAATGAATCTGCACTTTGGCTggcagatcgagaagatccccggagacgaaggtgaagagcACGACGCtgtgattgagcttgaagattAGGCGGAGTAGATGCCTATGTGGATGTGATGTttcggcggaggaggtcTCAGGATCCAAAATTCGTATCAAAGTTATCACATATGTATCGAAACATTACATTATGCATTGCAATTTCATTGATTGAATATGAGTGAATTTTCATGACCATCTTCCGTAATCTAACTGGCATTATAGATCATCTACTtgtatctcatcatctcccttgGCTTTTCTGATCAACCTTGCATGGTTGACCGTACAGTCGAATGCATTGCCCTCTTCACTTTTGGCTTACTTCTTCCGATCCTAAACCTTCCAATCCTTCCAACGAAAACACCTTGAAACACATCACAAATCCTGTCCTTTCCTTGCATGTGCAGCTAATCCCTTCGGATTCTTTCAAAGTAGCAAGTATAATCTTCACTTCGAGTAAATTCTTGGGGTGAACTAGACCAGCCGTCCTACACCTTCACTAAGTATCTCCTGCTCCGAGAACTTCCTTTCATACCACCTCCTCAGCTCGTGCAGACCAAAGCTCGTCCCCGATAATCCTAAGAGCATGAACAGGTCTCTGAGCGAGAGAGATTCCGTCTGGAAGATATGTTGTAAGATCGGTAAATAGATCAAGAGCAGTTGAACAAAGAATGATATGCTGATGGTCAAGAACAAcatcttgttcttgaagATTGTGCATGTTAATCCACGGTTCTGGATGgccgagatgagatcaagaaagacgaaACCGGTGAA harbors:
- a CDS encoding ornithine-oxo-acid transaminase; this translates as MSPVAINTPNAPAQPVGGKAKFSTQQIINLEHEYSAHNYHPLPVCFERGEGAHVWDPEGNEYLDFLAAYSAVNQGHCHPDILNTLITQASKLTLSSRAFYSSNLGPFAEKITKMFGFDMVLPMNTGAEAVETAIKLARKWGYEKKGIKEGKAKVLSVEGNFHGRTIGIISMSTDPESRNGFGPFLDNVGPQWDTGLIRYNHPEDLEKTLEKYGDEVAAFLVEPIQGEAGIYVPDDGYLAKIHEICKKYNVLLICDEIQTGLARTGKMLCYEWDGIKPDMVILGKALSGGIYPVSCVMASKEIMLCIKPGEHGSTYGGNPLGCAVAMTALDVLVNENLVERSQKLGEIFRSELAKLNSPFIKIIRGRGLFNGVVIDEKASKKGRTAWQLCLLMKSKGLLAKPTHVNIIRFAPPLVISEEDVYKATRIIAESLEEFDVIEKIPGDEGEEHDAVIELED